The following are from one region of the Gemmatimonadota bacterium genome:
- a CDS encoding Ig-like domain-containing protein has translation MTRFQHGLGMAAAASLLLACGDGTGPPPPASIQVVSGTGQTAVVGSRLPNTLIVKVLDAGGRALSGVTVEWSVVAGGGTVSATAARTDATGQAQAQWTLGTAAGEQRVQAAVSGLAPAVFTATATPDRLASIKPSRDSLSFSAVGDTVRLTATVTDRHGNAIVSAQLQWSSSDTA, from the coding sequence ATGACTCGCTTCCAGCATGGCCTGGGCATGGCGGCGGCCGCCAGCTTGCTGCTCGCCTGCGGCGACGGCACCGGCCCGCCGCCGCCCGCATCCATCCAGGTCGTTTCCGGCACTGGCCAGACCGCGGTAGTCGGCAGCAGGCTGCCCAACACCCTCATCGTCAAGGTGCTGGACGCTGGCGGCAGGGCGCTGAGCGGCGTCACCGTCGAGTGGAGCGTGGTCGCGGGCGGCGGCACGGTCAGCGCGACGGCGGCCAGGACGGACGCGACCGGGCAGGCGCAAGCGCAGTGGACGCTAGGCACCGCAGCCGGCGAACAGAGGGTTCAAGCTGCCGTGAGCGGGCTCGCGCCCGCGGTGTTCACGGCCACGGCGACACCGGACCGGCTGGCATCAATCAAGCCGTCGCGGGATTCCCTGAGCTTCTCCGCCGTGGGCGACACCGTCCGGCTCACGGCCACGGTCACCGACCGCCACGGCAACGCCATCGTTTCGGCGCAGCTCCAGTGGTCTTCGTCGGACACTGC
- a CDS encoding PDZ domain-containing protein, translated as MSRAAPWRLLSAARHALPAGLLLAAAAGLAAQQPEPATPPASGWLGFSYEVEHAPAGGGPVREVVRIQQVLPGSPAQQAGLQSGDTLLKLNGAPVSSWRLGALRHSLRAGETVRLTVRRMGREQELRVLAGPRPGPYIATGPAGDIIIFNSDSLRRVLRMYLDTVRVRLDTVRVRLDSVTLPRFHIERSDSGFAFWYHEELGRRAVAGAEFSELNAGLGRYFRTDQGLLVLRVAPETPAARAGLEAGDVIISAAAEPVRTIAELRRAVARSRHTPLRLEILRQGKRQGLSLPREDR; from the coding sequence ATGAGCAGAGCCGCGCCGTGGCGGCTACTATCCGCGGCCCGCCATGCGCTGCCCGCGGGCCTGCTGCTGGCGGCTGCGGCGGGGCTGGCCGCGCAGCAGCCGGAGCCAGCCACGCCACCGGCCTCGGGGTGGCTGGGGTTCTCTTACGAGGTCGAGCACGCGCCTGCCGGCGGCGGGCCGGTCCGGGAGGTGGTTCGGATCCAGCAGGTGCTCCCCGGCTCGCCCGCCCAGCAGGCCGGACTCCAGTCGGGCGACACACTGCTCAAGTTGAATGGCGCACCGGTCAGCTCGTGGCGGCTGGGCGCACTGCGCCACTCGCTCCGCGCGGGCGAGACCGTGCGTCTCACCGTGCGCCGGATGGGACGCGAGCAGGAGCTGCGCGTCCTCGCCGGGCCGCGGCCCGGGCCCTACATCGCCACCGGCCCTGCCGGCGACATCATCATCTTCAACTCGGACTCGCTGCGCCGCGTGCTGCGCATGTACCTGGACACGGTGCGCGTGCGGCTGGACACAGTGCGCGTCCGACTGGACAGCGTGACGTTGCCGCGCTTCCACATCGAGCGGAGCGACTCCGGCTTCGCGTTCTGGTACCATGAGGAGCTGGGGCGCCGCGCCGTCGCCGGCGCCGAGTTCAGTGAGCTCAACGCCGGCCTGGGCCGCTACTTCCGCACGGACCAGGGTCTGCTGGTGCTGCGCGTGGCACCGGAGACACCCGCCGCGCGTGCCGGCCTCGAGGCGGGCGATGTGATCATCAGCGCCGCCGCCGAGCCGGTGCGCACCATCGCCGAGCTGCGCCGGGCCGTGGCCCGCTCGAGGCACACCCCCCTGCGCCTCGAGATTCTGCGCCAGGGCAAACGGCAGGGGCTCAGCCTGCCGCGCGAGGACCGCTAA